A genome region from Myxococcota bacterium includes the following:
- a CDS encoding oxidoreductase — MSDIKKIRPIEGFITQTIQETSDTWTLHIDVPPEDRNYLAGQFLSIPPQQFPELSEMLAYLEHKKGRKEVIRAYSMASAPHEDTVSITIKPERFYPEEEYPPILSPFLASPHMLGRKLKFMGYTGPYTLPANLEEQTSEVLHLVAGSGAVPNFSLLKDQLIQNKNPSVHHTLIDVNKTFEDIIYQKELEELAAAYPNRFTLVHMLTREERPGYLSGRPTLEFLRSHIKDPSRVLVYACGSAITKWQRKHAEATGIPAQPRFIEGVSDLMSKLGVDKKRFKHESYG, encoded by the coding sequence ATGAGTGATATCAAAAAAATCAGACCAATAGAAGGTTTTATTACCCAAACAATTCAGGAGACATCCGATACCTGGACACTTCACATAGATGTCCCGCCTGAAGATCGAAACTATTTAGCCGGTCAATTTTTAAGTATCCCGCCGCAACAGTTTCCAGAACTTTCAGAAATGCTCGCCTATTTGGAACATAAAAAAGGCCGCAAAGAAGTCATCAGAGCCTACTCCATGGCCTCTGCGCCGCACGAAGATACTGTCAGCATCACGATTAAACCTGAGCGTTTTTATCCCGAAGAAGAATATCCGCCTATTTTATCGCCTTTTCTGGCGTCACCACACATGCTGGGCCGTAAACTCAAATTTATGGGATACACTGGCCCTTATACATTGCCAGCGAACCTGGAAGAACAAACCTCCGAGGTTTTACACCTGGTTGCAGGCTCAGGCGCAGTGCCAAACTTCTCTTTGCTCAAAGACCAGCTCATTCAAAATAAAAACCCGAGCGTTCATCACACCTTAATAGACGTTAATAAAACCTTCGAAGATATCATCTATCAAAAGGAGCTCGAAGAACTCGCAGCCGCGTATCCGAATCGTTTCACCCTAGTGCACATGTTAACCCGCGAAGAAAGACCAGGCTATTTATCCGGCCGGCCAACTTTGGAATTTCTGAGATCGCACATCAAAGACCCTTCCCGCGTACTGGTATACGCCTGCGGCTCCGCCATCACCAAATGGCAGCGCAAACACGCAGAAGCCACAGGAATCCCCGCTCAACCAAGATTTATCGAAGGCGTGTCCGACTTAATGAGCAAACTAGGCGTAGACAAAAAACGCTTCAAACACGAATCCTACGGCTGA
- the mscL gene encoding large-conductance mechanosensitive channel protein MscL, producing the protein MSIKHEFKDFISRGNVIDLAVAVVMGAAFGKIVSSLVADILTPPIGYLIGGIRFTDLKVTLPAILGKVPATINYGNFLQAIFDFLIVSVSIFGVVKLVKILKLQKKAEKPVTGPTDEVKLLIEIRDLLKK; encoded by the coding sequence ATGAGCATCAAGCACGAGTTTAAAGATTTCATATCCCGCGGCAACGTGATTGACCTAGCGGTTGCAGTCGTCATGGGCGCTGCCTTTGGCAAAATCGTTTCGTCGTTGGTTGCCGACATCTTGACGCCGCCAATCGGCTATCTTATCGGCGGCATCCGGTTTACGGATTTGAAAGTCACATTGCCTGCTATCTTAGGGAAGGTACCGGCAACGATTAACTACGGCAACTTCTTGCAAGCCATATTTGATTTTCTCATCGTATCTGTGTCCATCTTCGGTGTGGTGAAGCTTGTCAAAATACTCAAGCTTCAGAAGAAAGCCGAAAAGCCAGTCACAGGCCCAACGGATGAAGTAAAACTTCTGATAGAAATCCGCGACCTTCTGAAGAAATAG
- a CDS encoding DNA translocase FtsK 4TM domain-containing protein: MDSVKKNYAILPDVLGIAFCALGVLVGFSLLSFSSADNGIYAYGSYRIQNWIGPGGALIANLFYTLFGFLAIALPFLFFAAGMASFWRRPIWHKPTKIIGSVLLVVAASIILEEVSTGTFGVSFPWGGLLGYGLHRALISVISQLGMWLVSLTLFLVGVVLWIEGLRMPRRVSPESPAVSIPPPVVMKPMVAAVSSLPPAAPSAPGSLQIIERQVEAFDNVETPKVSQNFELPGIKLLDYDAPPPIQLDERLMRAQAERLEKTFMQFGIEGQVREIRPGPVVTCFEFVPAPGIKLSKIAVLADDIAMAMTAVHVRIVAPIPGKGAVGIEIPNDQRETVYLKEIVGHPSYREHPHKLCMALGKTIEGKPYFVNLADMPHVLMAGTTGSGKSVSVNAMICSILYRATPDEVRFLMIDPKMLELGIYEGIPHLLLPPIIDSKKAAQALKWAVREMDNRYLKMNEIGVRDITGYNEKVDSTQKMPFIVVVVDEYADLVAVAGKDVEALVMRLAQKARAAGIHVMLATQRPSVDIITGVIKANFPVRMSFRLASSYDSKTIINRSGAEKLLGRGDMLLMPPGTSEVIRVHGAYVSEKELSRVVDFWKSQCKPEYDMTIAEAPPEEALTGEDGVFEGGDDKYQEAIEVVRRTQKCSTSWIQRQLGVGYNRAAKMVEQMERDGHVGPIMSAKGDREIFLG; encoded by the coding sequence ATGGATTCGGTTAAAAAGAATTATGCGATTTTGCCTGATGTACTTGGCATCGCGTTTTGCGCTTTGGGCGTGCTGGTTGGCTTTTCGCTGTTGTCATTCTCCTCTGCGGACAATGGCATCTACGCCTACGGCAGTTATCGGATACAAAATTGGATTGGGCCAGGCGGGGCGCTGATTGCCAATTTGTTTTATACTTTGTTTGGCTTTTTAGCGATTGCTTTGCCGTTTCTATTTTTCGCTGCAGGGATGGCTTCGTTTTGGCGCAGGCCGATTTGGCATAAACCGACCAAGATTATTGGCAGCGTTTTGCTGGTTGTGGCAGCTTCGATAATTTTGGAAGAAGTGAGCACAGGTACCTTTGGCGTGTCATTTCCTTGGGGCGGATTACTCGGTTATGGCCTACATCGCGCTTTGATTTCCGTCATATCGCAGCTTGGGATGTGGCTGGTGAGCTTGACCTTGTTTTTGGTCGGGGTGGTTTTATGGATTGAAGGGCTTCGGATGCCTCGGCGCGTGAGCCCCGAATCCCCGGCTGTCAGCATTCCGCCGCCTGTGGTGATGAAGCCAATGGTCGCAGCGGTTTCTTCTTTGCCTCCGGCGGCGCCATCTGCGCCAGGCTCGTTGCAGATTATAGAACGCCAGGTTGAGGCTTTCGATAATGTAGAGACGCCTAAAGTTAGCCAGAATTTCGAGCTGCCAGGGATAAAGCTTTTAGATTATGATGCGCCACCGCCGATTCAGTTGGATGAGCGATTGATGCGCGCACAAGCAGAGCGACTTGAAAAAACTTTTATGCAGTTTGGCATTGAAGGGCAGGTGCGTGAAATCAGGCCAGGGCCGGTGGTGACTTGTTTTGAATTTGTCCCTGCGCCAGGCATCAAATTGTCTAAAATTGCCGTGTTGGCCGATGACATTGCGATGGCAATGACGGCTGTTCATGTGCGTATTGTGGCACCGATTCCGGGCAAAGGCGCGGTAGGCATTGAAATTCCAAACGACCAGCGTGAAACTGTCTATCTGAAGGAAATCGTCGGACATCCGAGCTATCGGGAACATCCGCACAAGCTGTGCATGGCTCTGGGCAAGACCATTGAAGGCAAGCCTTACTTCGTGAACTTGGCGGACATGCCGCACGTGTTGATGGCTGGGACCACGGGTTCGGGGAAATCAGTCAGCGTTAACGCCATGATTTGCTCGATTTTGTACCGAGCCACGCCTGATGAAGTGCGCTTTTTGATGATTGACCCGAAGATGCTGGAACTTGGGATTTATGAAGGCATCCCGCATCTGCTGTTGCCCCCGATTATTGATAGCAAGAAAGCGGCTCAGGCGCTGAAATGGGCCGTGCGTGAAATGGATAATCGCTACTTGAAAATGAATGAAATCGGGGTTCGAGACATCACTGGGTATAACGAAAAAGTCGATAGCACGCAGAAGATGCCATTTATCGTGGTGGTGGTGGATGAATACGCGGATTTGGTGGCGGTCGCAGGAAAAGATGTCGAAGCATTGGTCATGCGCCTGGCACAAAAGGCTAGGGCGGCTGGTATCCATGTCATGCTTGCAACTCAAAGGCCGAGTGTGGATATTATTACTGGTGTGATTAAGGCAAACTTCCCAGTGCGGATGAGCTTTAGACTGGCATCGTCCTATGACTCTAAAACCATTATTAATCGCTCCGGCGCGGAAAAATTGTTGGGTCGCGGTGATATGTTGCTTATGCCGCCTGGAACCAGCGAAGTTATCCGGGTGCATGGCGCGTATGTATCTGAGAAAGAGCTCTCTAGGGTGGTCGATTTTTGGAAGTCACAGTGCAAGCCCGAATACGATATGACCATCGCCGAAGCGCCACCAGAAGAGGCGTTGACCGGGGAAGATGGCGTCTTTGAGGGCGGCGATGATAAATACCAAGAAGCCATCGAAGTGGTGCGCCGCACGCAGAAATGCTCTACCAGCTGGATTCAACGGCAATTAGGCGTCGGTTATAATCGCGCTGCTAAGATGGTAGAACAAATGGAGCGTGATGGGCATGTAGGGCCGATCATGAGTGCCAAAGGCGATAGAGAGATATTTTTAGGGTAG